A single Salmo trutta chromosome 14, fSalTru1.1, whole genome shotgun sequence DNA region contains:
- the LOC115207103 gene encoding vesicle transport protein GOT1A-like isoform X1 produces the protein MVSITETQKIGVGLTGFGLFFLLFGVLLYFDSVLLAFGNVLFLAGLAFIIGLKRTAGFFFQRQKLRGSTFFLGGVALVLFRWPIIGMAVESYGFVLLFRSFFPMAFGLILSLVNIPYLNVVRAIIFIFFQL, from the exons ATGGTTTCAATCACAGAGACTCAGA agatTGGTGTTGGTCTCACAGGCTTCGGCCTCTTCTTTCTGCTCTTTGGCGTGCTTCTGTACTTTGACTCTGTCTTACTGGCATTTGGGAAT GTTCTGTTTCTGGCTGGCCTGGCATTCATCATTGGCCTGAAAAGGACGGCAGGGTTCTTCTTCCAGAGACAGAAGCTCAGAGGCTCCACCTTCTTCCTGGGGGGCGTGGCCTTGGTGTTGTTCCGCTGGCCAATCATTGGCATGGCTGTGGAGAGCTACGGCTTCGTGCTCCTGTTCAG GTCATTCTTCCCTATGGCGTTTGGATTAATTTTATCGTTGGTTAATATCCCCTATCTCAATGTGGTGAGAGCAATaatctttattttttttcaaCTGTGA
- the LOC115207103 gene encoding vesicle transport protein GOT1A-like isoform X2: MVSITETQKIGVGLTGFGLFFLLFGVLLYFDSVLLAFGNVLFLAGLAFIIGLKRTAGFFFQRQKLRGSTFFLGGVALVLFRWPIIGMAVESYGFVLLFRSFFPMAFGLILSLVNIPYLNVGNSSSMV; encoded by the exons ATGGTTTCAATCACAGAGACTCAGA agatTGGTGTTGGTCTCACAGGCTTCGGCCTCTTCTTTCTGCTCTTTGGCGTGCTTCTGTACTTTGACTCTGTCTTACTGGCATTTGGGAAT GTTCTGTTTCTGGCTGGCCTGGCATTCATCATTGGCCTGAAAAGGACGGCAGGGTTCTTCTTCCAGAGACAGAAGCTCAGAGGCTCCACCTTCTTCCTGGGGGGCGTGGCCTTGGTGTTGTTCCGCTGGCCAATCATTGGCATGGCTGTGGAGAGCTACGGCTTCGTGCTCCTGTTCAG GTCATTCTTCCCTATGGCGTTTGGATTAATTTTATCGTTGGTTAATATCCCCTATCTCAATGTG GGAAACAGCTCCTCTATGGTCTGA